The DNA window GAAACGGAATTTGAAGTGGTAGCGCTGGGCTGACGCATGGGAATTTTCTTCAGTCAGACATCGCAGTTCAAAAACCTAATTAGCCCGACAAATAATCAATAAGTCTGTATCTGTGTGGGTTTTTAACCTGTGGTGATGTGCAGAGGGTGAGGAACCTTCCTGCTGGGTTTTCTTCTCATCTTTCTGCCTCTTCTTGTGTGGCTCAGTGCCAGAGCCCCCTGCTTCGTGTTCCTCTCTGGCCCGCTTCACTGGAGATGAAGGCAGAGGGAAAATTAACAGTTTAGTATTCAGTGCACTGTAGCAACAGTGTCTGTGGGATTTCTCTAGAGTGTGAAGCCACTCAGATGAAGATGGCACAGCATCACTCAAAACTGCAATGCAGCGCTGAATGAAAGCCAACAGAAGACCAACAAAATGTAGCCATAAGGATCACTATCAAGGCAacgcaaaagaaaagaaaaagcatcaaagcagaaaacactgagTGAAAGAATCATAAAATCACACCCATCTTGCCTTGAGAGAGAGGGTTTACTCTTAGTCACGATCCTCTGATGTGACATGGGTGCCCCCTAATGGCCTTCAGATAAAATGTTGTCAGAAGTTGCCATATCCCCCTacatttgatttttcttttattgcaaGTCCTTAGGTTTTCTCACTCTGTCTCACTCACCTGGCAGTAGAGGCACAGCCACAGTTTCACGAGTGAAGGGCTTGTTCACAATCAGCTTGGACTTTGCTGCAAAGTTGAGAGCGCTAAAAGTGTCAAAATAATATTTGAACTCCGGTGCGATATTGGTGATCATGACCGAGTGTGCCGAGCCACCCAGAGAGTCCTGCAGCAGCCGTGTCAGTTTACTGTCTCTGTACGGCACACGGATAGCAGTTCCGGAGTTAAGAGAGTCCACAACTTTGCTGAGTGTGAAGAGAGACAGGTTGATGGCTCCGCTCTCCTTCAGACGGATGCCCTGGTTGCCGGTACGGCGGTTGTCCTCAGACCCGGCCAAGTCTACCAAGTACAGCTTGCCCGTCTGCTGTCTGCGGGGCGCTGCACTCTGAGTCCGTACAACCTGGATCATTGAAAAGATACAGATTTGAGATGGGGCAATGATGGGAAAGACAAGAGAACCAAGCAGAATGTATGTTAGATGAGCGATAGAGAAACAGCAAGAGGCTTACTTATAATAACAAACGTGAAACACCACATGTTAAGTGCTACAGCATGAGAACAAGAATGTAGaagataaaatatgaaatggaCCAGCAGACACCAGTTTGTCTCTCTCCCATAGTAATCCCAGAAAGCCCAAAAGTTGCTAGCGGGAGTGTTGCAGAAGAGAACTGATCTTAGCACCAGCTACCAAATCCTGGTCTACTGCTCAGAGACCACGACCTGTTTAAGATGCTGTTTGACTGCCCATTAGACTCCAATGCACAGATCAtttcaaaggggaaaaaaacccagCCCATTTTCAGTGATGATCAAATTGCAGGTCAAACCTTGATGAGAAGGATAGCGTGGCTGCGGCTGGAGCGCTGGTTTAGTTTGGTAGAAGCTGTGGTGCGATTGAGGGTGGCAGGAACAAAGTGTTTGTCAAAATCAGAGAAAGAAGAGATGGTTGTGTGGGTAAGGCCTGGGATAAGGATGTTCTTGTCCTTGTCCTCTCTGATTGGCAAATCCTGGGAGTTTGGCGACAGAAGATCGAGCACCTGAGAGAGCAAAAAGCAAATATCAAGGTACAATATCAAGGTACAAAAATAATGATCCAGtccaaaaaaaatatatgtaacaGAGAAACCAAAAAAGAAGTATAGGTATGATTAAAGGTTCAGGATCATAGAAGAGGACTGGAGTAGTACAGGCCCACATGATTAATCCATTCATTAATAAATATTTGGCAGCCCACAATGTCATCTACTGCAATCCTGATCTTTGAAATGCATGCTCTGTTCATACACATCTCTGCTGCCTATCATGTGTGCATTTGTTGCAAACATTTCCTGGATGGAAAACTAACTTGCAACGGAAAGCAGATtagcaaatgacacaaaattgaaTACTGAAACATTAAAGTACCACAACACAGAAGCGAAAGTCGTCTTTAAATGCTGAAGTGCAACAGgacacaaaaacatgtgaaaaacaTTTGTGCAGTGATAGGTTATAGGAGAGAAGGGCTCGAATGCAGCATATCTGATTTGACACAAAGGAAATGGATGGaaagtcatattttaaaaacaaaacactaaatacCTTATTGTGTAATTAATACAGGCAATATCAGTCTCCATCACCTCCTTTACTAATAATCAGCCAGGACAAATTCTTTTCTACCAATACCAGCCAAAGATTCAAGTGCTAAATACATTTAATATCCATTTCAAACATAACCCATGCATTAACAACTGAACAGGAAATTCATAAtcataaaacaaacatgcatccaaaaaaaaaaaaaaaaactccagaaaTGGACTCCTGGTGCTCAATTAAAGGTTAACACGTAAATTTTAAAGTACTAGCAGCCACATTGCAAACCCACCTTCTAATCATAGACAGAAACTCAAGACTAAGCTACTACACAAGGTATGGAGCCAACCATTTATACCTTCTCGTTGTAAATTTCCAGATACGACATCCCAATGCTGTACTTCCATCCTTCATCCTCATTCTTAGCTTTTACCAAATTAAACACTTCACGTACTGCTCGAGGGATCACACCTGGCTGGTCTGGACTGCCCAACATAGTGTGGGTCTTACCTACACAAGAGAACATGTAGagttagaaaaaaataaccTCTTGGGGAACACAACAATTTATATACAAAggaataaaagcaaaaccacAATTACAGCCTGTTGTGATAAAATCTCAATTCAAAATACTCTGGCATGAGTGGAATAGGATGTCTGTTTATacaattaaattacatttgatGAAAATTAAAGGATTATAATCATCATACCAGCTCCTGTTGGCCCATAAGCGAAAACACTGGCATTTTGTCCCTGCAGTATGTGTGGCAGAATGGGCTTCACTGAAGAGAGGAAAACCTCTTGCTGTGTGGTTTGCATATCATGAAAAACGTCAAAACTGAAACAACAAAGACAGTACTGTTAATACTTACTGTCGGAGAATAATCTGAAATCACAATAATATAACAATTCTGGAAAGACATGCTCAAAACACTGACTGGTATTTGACTGTTTCTGTAGCATTTCTCCAGTTGATTATTTCCAGGTTCTGGGAGTTCAGGCCTCTTACACACGGTCCTTCATCTTTCTCGTCTTGTTTGAGCATATAGGGTCGCAAACGAACCGCTACTCGAACCCTGGACGTCTTCTTGTTTCCTCCATCTGATGCCGACACACGCTGAGCCATGTTTGATCTACCGAAAACAAAGGCCTGGAATAACTTAAACAACAAGGTAGCCACTTATACGCCACGTTGGTGTTGTCCTAAACAAAAAGGGTAGCGTAGTTACAAACACTACTAAactgatgtttaaataaaatacagacttcATTCAAATAAAGCATCGTAAGCTAACTTCCTTATCGACGATAGCTTCAAACAGCTAGCAGCAAGCTAACAAACACAGGGTTCTAGCTTTAGCTTTTCCTTTATCAAGCGTTACCGACATTAAGTTAATGCTTACCGTTTTTACTCACGAATTTTCCACAAAATCTTCGTTAATCACTAAATTCCTCCTTTAGCAACATTTCGGACGCCTCCTTTTAACAATGGCGGTCGAGGCCCCGTAACTTCACACCAACCGAACACTTTTCAAACGGAGGGCGCTGCGGCCGCAAACAGCCGttgaccaatcagaggagccGCACGCGATGGCGCCTATTTGACGTGTTGCGTAGAGACCGTCTTCCGCtcatatttttcagatttaccGCCACACCGAATACACTAGATACATTTATGCGATGGAAACATACATATATAGGCTTTAAAAGAAGTTATAAATGTGAAGAGAGAAGTAAAACTCCTTTTAACATCGTGGCCCAATTTGCCCTGATCTCTGTTTGCGACTGCGCACCTCGCCGAGAGCAGATCTCCATCCTAAGCCGCCTAAGCTGCTTGCGCGCATGTCCGCTGAGGAAGTACAGTCCATGTAGTTTTTAATCAGTGGGATTGTGCCAAACAGCGGAACCGAGTGGATCGTCACCCAGTCCCTCCAGCCAAAATGGCGCTATGTTTACGTCTCTGCATAATCGTTTATTATACTTAGCGAGTCTCATGGAGAGCTTTCGAGATTTTATCGCTTGGGAAAGAATTTGACTCAACTGCAACACTTGAACCACGGCATACAGGTAGTAAAAAATAACGAACGTATGTTGGTTAACTAAGTGCTGTTTAGAAATAGCTGGCGGTTAGGCCTGACGTTAGCTAGCTTGTTGAGTCTAGTAAAGATAAAACTCCGTTGTAAGGATTTATCCGTAGGAAACAGCTCTTGTTTTGCTTCCTGCTAAAAGTCACCGGCTTGATATTACTTTTAGCAAGCTCTCAAACATCTGCCTCCCGCTCACAAGTTGCACTATAATGTATTCTCACGTGAATCTGTCTTTAGCAGATCTGTGGCTATAAAGTTGAGCAGCAGCAACATTAAGGATGCAGGCTGAAGCCACAGACTCCTCACTGAGAGAGGGAATAGAGGCTCTGGGGGTGAAGGACTCAGAAAAACCTGATGCAGGAAAACAGGATGAAGCCAATACAGAGCCGCAGGACACAGAGATGACAGCTGCCACGGAGGAGGACACAGCAGCCAAGGATGAGAGAGGTAGGactcataaacacacagaaagaggGCGTGTGGGGTATAAAAGCACACATCTTGATAGCACGCACTGTAGGCAAGAAGTTTCATTGTTAGGGAAAGAGTCTGAAGCCTGAGAAGTGTTCATTACACACGTACAGGCTGACATCTGTTGTGGCAAGAACCAGTGTGAGTCAGGGAATAATCCAGAGGATTAACAGTAAATGGTGGAGAAGCTGGAACTGCATTAGTGAAATTATGCAAGTGCAggaatgtccatccatccattctctatacaccgctttatcctcactcgggtcacagggggtgctggagcctctcccaggtgaaggcaggggacgccagtctgtcgcagggctacatatacagacaagcaatcacactcacacctacaataatcaattaacctcagctatgggaggaagccggagtacccggagaaaacccacgcagcacagggagaacatgcaaactccatgcagaaagatcccaggcccagaccgggatttgaaccggggatcttcttactgcaaggcgaaagtgctaaccactacttcactaTACAGCCCGTGCAGGAATGTAAACAGTTTAAAAGAGGATACAGCTGATGCACgaaaatgttttaatgaatATAAATTAATCATtgaaaacagtaaatattttgTAAGCAGTCCAAGTTCAAATACTTCCTCTCCAGGCCTTTAAATTCAACTTTGTGTCAATTTAAAAGTGCTTATACTTGATGTTTAGCGACTTTAAATGCCATATATTTAATTTCCTAACATACATATGAACATAATGTATATATATCAAGTAATTGACAAGTGAAGTAATTGTGTAGACTTCAGAGGATTTACGGCTTATAACTAAGAAGTTAATTGgtctaaaatgtgtttaattacTGTTTTGACTACCATTACTTTTTAATACAAGTGTCTTAAGACTTAAACCTAGCGCTTAATGTGTAATATATGTAGTCCTGTACAGTTAAATCTGtagtaaaaaataacaaaactaatATGCATAACTTTGTAATACTGCAGTGATGTATACATGACTATCTAGCTAGCTATCTCATATATTTATAGAGTAGAAAcaattatcattttattatttaactaTTAAATTAATGACTAGCTATTGGGATAACTAATCAGTTTAAGTAATTACCCCCCCCCAACCccccagcaaaaaaaaaaaaacctcaacacACCTCAAAATCCTCTGATTCtagcttcttaaatttgaaaTTCTTTGGTTTCTTTCTCCCGCTACAACATTAAACTGATTACCTTTGGGTTGTGGAGAAAACCTGACATTTGAAGttgtcatcttgggctttgggaagcTTTGATCGACCTTTTATCACAATTTTCCAAAATTTAACAGCATGTTTAACCTGACTGTGCTTTTTCCTGCCTTCTCAGATGGGACCACAGATGCAGTGGAAGGAGAGGCTCAGAAGGATGAAGCTCAGGCTGACACAGGGCCCGTGGACGCTGAGGAGGGAAAGCAGGCTGCACAAGTGGACGGTGAATGGGAGCTCGCCTACAGCGATGAGGAAATGGAGGACCCCAAAAACTGGATGCCTCCTCCTGCTGAGATCAAAAGACTCTATGAGCTCCTGGCTAAAGGAGAGATGCTGGAGCTGAACTTTGTGCCCCTTCCCAGACGACCCCCCACACCTGAACGCACCCCTTCACCTGAgagagatgaggaggaagaggcaaCAAAAGAACGGGAGAGGCTGGAGAGAGAGCGCAAGTCAGTGTTAGAttccttctctttttttaaggatttatgTTTGGCATtgatatgaacattttttttcccccatttttcaGGCCTCCAACTCCAACTGAGTTTGACTTTGATGAGGAGCAAACGCAAGCCACTCCCAAAAATACCTTTATCAACAGACGCAGGACGCCAGGTGGGAGACAGCAACCACTTAGATCAGAGCTTGAAAATATGCACTCCTTAAGTGCAAAAGTTCAATGATTTGACTGTGTTGTCTTTTACTCTCTCTTCACTGTTAAGTTTATGCTTGTCCTCTTCTAGGATCTTCTGCTCGCTCCTCGGTGAAGAGGGAAGCCAGGCTGGACAAAGTATTGTCAGACATGAAACGCCACCGCAAAATTGAGGAGCACATCTTGCGAACGGGGCGAGATCTCTTCAAGACTGAGAAGAAACTGGAGGAGGCCCTTTCTCCAAACAGCCAGAAGGAGCGGGAGAAGGAGAGGGAACGCGACAGCAACCCCAACACCATCTTCTCCCCGCGACAGAGGCGATACTAAAGTATTAAGAGAGGATGAGCACTTAATTGCCCCCGGGGCAAACGAGGCCAAGAACTTTGCGAGACTTTCTCAAAACTTGAATTTTTTATGTAACGagttttctatgtttttgtgtgttttgtatgatggcaataaaacattttaacccTGGGAGATGTCAGGTGATCTGTGGTAATCAGAGTGCAGTCAAGCTGGTGAAAGTTTATGGTTAAAACATCAAGGACGTGTAGTGTACGTATGTGCCA is part of the Acanthochromis polyacanthus isolate Apoly-LR-REF ecotype Palm Island chromosome 19, KAUST_Apoly_ChrSc, whole genome shotgun sequence genome and encodes:
- the pagr1 gene encoding PAXIP1-associated glutamate-rich protein 1 yields the protein MQAEATDSSLREGIEALGVKDSEKPDAGKQDEANTEPQDTEMTAATEEDTAAKDERDGTTDAVEGEAQKDEAQADTGPVDAEEGKQAAQVDGEWELAYSDEEMEDPKNWMPPPAEIKRLYELLAKGEMLELNFVPLPRRPPTPERTPSPERDEEEEATKERERLERERKPPTPTEFDFDEEQTQATPKNTFINRRRTPGSSARSSVKREARLDKVLSDMKRHRKIEEHILRTGRDLFKTEKKLEEALSPNSQKEREKERERDSNPNTIFSPRQRRY
- the kif22 gene encoding kinesin-like protein KIF22, whose protein sequence is MAQRVSASDGGNKKTSRVRVAVRLRPYMLKQDEKDEGPCVRGLNSQNLEIINWRNATETVKYHFDVFHDMQTTQQEVFLSSVKPILPHILQGQNASVFAYGPTGAGKTHTMLGSPDQPGVIPRAVREVFNLVKAKNEDEGWKYSIGMSYLEIYNEKVLDLLSPNSQDLPIREDKDKNILIPGLTHTTISSFSDFDKHFVPATLNRTTASTKLNQRSSRSHAILLIKVVRTQSAAPRRQQTGKLYLVDLAGSEDNRRTGNQGIRLKESGAINLSLFTLSKVVDSLNSGTAIRVPYRDSKLTRLLQDSLGGSAHSVMITNIAPEFKYYFDTFSALNFAAKSKLIVNKPFTRETVAVPLLPVKRAREEHEAGGSGTEPHKKRQKDEKKTQQEGSSPSAHHHSLSEPSVMDRLIALEKLMMSCQDKDRTSMLKDMAQSRKEIQELKEKQREFESKAKLFSQLTGEKSITQQDPVFKNNTAPLQKKQSNAMKPRKQQAVVQPLQVSQLQPLQQLAVAKKQSVCVKKKEKKLSDLVESPNGKENMKENTWESQLDTSVLEQSRQKILQVLNTGCLKELKGLQQIGDKKAKLILGWREIHGHFTKLEDLIKVEGMTEKRFSSFMKANILSAMGK